ACCAAACCCTTCGCCCTGCCCGAGCTCGAAGTGCGTCTGGAAGCGCTGCTGGCACGCGCGCAGGGGCGCCGCCGCGGCAAGCTGCTGCAGGTGGCCGACCTGCGATTGGACCTGGCCACGCTGGACGCCACCCGCGCCGGCCAGGCGCTGCATTTGTACCCGGCCTGCCGCAAGTTGCTGGAGATCCTGATGCAGGCCAGCCCCGCCGTGGTCACCCGCCAGCGTCTGGAACAGGCGCTATGGGGCGACGATCCGCCCGATGGCGACATGCTGCGCTCCCACATCTACGAACTGCGCCGCAGCGTGGATGGCCCGTTCGCGCAAAAGCTCATCCACACCTTGCCGCGGCTGGGCTACCGGGTGGCCGCGCTGGAAGCCGCCGATGACGCCGCCACTGCCATCGAGTGCACCGATGGCTAAGCATCGCCCGCTGGGCCGGCGCGTGCTGGTCTGGCTGTTCGGCTACACCTTCCTGATGGTGCTGGCGGTGTTCGGCACCGCGCAGTACCTGCACGAACGCGCCGAGCATGGCGTGTGGCGCTCGCTGCTCAATTCGGAACTGGACAGCATCCTGGACCGCAGCGCGCAGGATCCGGGCTATCGCTGGCAGGATTCGGACACCTTGCGGTTGTTTCGCGTGGACGGCAGCGCGCAGGTGCCGCCGGCGCTGCGCAGCTTGCATCCCGGCCTGCACGACGACCTGGAGATCGCCGGCCGCCAGAGCGCGGTGATGGTGCGCGACACCACGCATGCCGGCCGCCTGGCGCTGGTGCTGGACATCACCGACTTCGAAGCGCTGGAACACTTCCTCACCCGCTGGATGCTGGCCGCCGGCATCGCCTTGATCACCATCACCGTGCTGATGGGCACCTATGCGATGGCGCGGCTGGTGCGTCCGCTGGTGGATCTTGCGCGCGATATCGGCGCATTGCGACCGGAGCGGCGCGACCAGCGTATCGCGGTGGGCCCGCAAGGCAGCACCGAGCTGTACGTGATCGCCGATGCCCTCAATGACTATCTCGAACGCAACGGCCAGTTCGTCGAGCGCGAGCGCGCCTTCATCGACAGCGCCAGCCACGAACTGCGCACGCCGATCGCGGTGATCGGCAACGCCGCCGAGCTGGCGCTGGAGCAACCGGACACGCCGGCCGTGGTGCGCCATCAACTGCAACGCATCGCGCAGACCAGCGGCGCGGTGGAACAGCTGATCACCTTGTTGCTGGTGCTGGCCAAGGACCCGGGCCGGCTGGTGCGCAGCAGCGACACGCTGCGCCTGGATCAATTGCTGCCGGAGATCGTGGCCGACCATGCGCACCTGTGCGCCGACAAGGACCTGCAACTGCAGGTCGCACCGCTGCCACCGTGCAGCCTGGTGGCGCCGGTGGCGATCGTGCAGACGGCCATCGGCAACCTGTTGCGCAACGCGATCGAGAACAGCGATCGCGGCATCATCCATATCGCGCTGGCGTCACCGGGCGTGGTGCAGATCACCGACCCCGGCCACGGCATGACCCCGGAAGAAATCAGTGCGATCTATGCGCGGCTGGCACGCGGCAACGCGCGTCAGGGCAACGGCATCGGCCTGGAATTGATCGGTCGCCTCTGCGAGCACCTGGGCTGGCACCTGCGCCTGGATTCCAGTGCGGGGCAGGGCACGGTGGCCACGCTGGATCTCAGTGGCGCGACCCTGACCTAGCGCACACCGCCGCGTTCAAACGCGGCACACCCATTACACCGGCAACAGGCCGCGCGCAAGCAGCCAGCTGCGCGCATTCTCCGCATCCTGCTCGAACCAGGCGCGGGTCGATCCCAGCCGGTAGGTGTAGCCCCAGCTGTCCATGTCGGCCATCAGGCGCGCGCTGCCCACGCCGGGCAACTGCGCCGCCAGCAGGATCTGCAGATAACAGGTGGCGTCTTCTTCATCCACCGAATCGGTGGCATCGGTATGCACGGCGGCGCGCTTGTCCGGCGGCAGCACGATCAGGTGCCCGGCCTCGTGCAGCATCGAATGCACCGGCGTGTCGTCGCGCACATACACATCGCAACCGATGATGCCCGCTTCCGGCTCCCCCCAGAAACTGCCGGGAATCGGCGCATCCGCGTCCACATGCTGCAGACGCAATCCGTACCGGGCCAGCAGGGCGGCAGGCGCGTCCAGGCCGATATCGCCCACGCACAACACGGCATCGGCGGCAGGCAGGGAAGAGGGGGAGGTGCTCACGCGCAGGGCTCGCGGTAGATGCAGGCCGCCGCAGGGCGCGGAGGCGGGTGGACCACAACAACACGGCACCGTGCGCACACGGTGCCGTGCAGCTTACTTGTCGCCGTCTTCCGGCAGGGCGACGGTGATGTCGAGCACATCGTGCTCGCCATCCTTGACCAGATCCACCCGTACCGCATCGGCATCGATGTTGACGTACTTCTTGATCACTTCCAGCAGTTCGCGCTGCATCAGCGGCAGATAATCCGGCCCACCGCGATGGTTACGTTCCTGCGCGATGATGATCTGCAAACGGTTCTTGGCCGTCTCGGCGGTGTTCTTCTTGCTCTTGAGAAAATCGAGCAGGCCCATGCTTACCCTCCGAACAGCTTGCTGAAGAAGCCTTTCTTCTCCACGGAAATGAATCGCATCGGGCGCTCTTCGCCCATGATGCGGGCGACTGCGTCGTCATACGCCTGGCCTGCCGGGGACTCGCCATCCAGGATCACCGGCTCGCCCTTGTTGGAGGCATTGAGCACGTCGCCGGATTCGGGAATCACGCCGATGGCCTTGAGCCCCAGCACTTCTTCCACGTCGGTGATGCTGAGCATCTCGCCGCCTTCCACGCGGCCCGGGCTGTAGCGGGTCAGCAGCAGGAAGGCCGGCACGTTCTTGCCTTCCTCGGCCTTGCGGGTCTTGGAATCGAGCAGGCCGATGATGCGGTCGGAGTCGCGCACCGAAGACACTTCCGGATTCACCACCACCACCGCGCGGTCGGCGAAATACATCGCCAGGAACGCGCCTTTCTCGATACCCGCCGGCGAATCGCAGACGATGTATTCGAAGCCGTCGGCGGCCAGGTCCTTGAGCACCTTCTCCACGCCTTCCTGGGTCAGCGCGTCCTTGTCGCGGGTCTGCGAGGCAGCCAGCACGTACAGGTTGTCGAAGCGCTTGTCCTTGATCAGCGACTGCTTGAGCGTGGCTTCGCCATGCACGACGTTGACGAAGTCGTACACCACGCGCCGCTCGCAGCCCATGATCAGGTCCAGGTTGCGCAGACCGACGTCGAAGTCGATGACGGCGACCTTCTTGCCGCGCCGTGCCAGCCCGCAGGCCAGGCTCGCGCTGGTGGTGGTCTTGCCAACGCCGCCCTTGCCGGAGGTGACTACGATGATTTCAGCCAAAGGATTTCTCCGAAATATTTCTGTGGTTGGGCTGCGTCAATCCAGCGCAGCGATCTTGATCTGATCCTGCTCCAGCCAGACCTGGACGGCCTTGCCACGCAGGTCCATGGGAACATCGTCCAGCACCTTGTAGTGGCCAGCGATGGCGACCAGTTCGGCGTGGAAGTCGCGGCAGAAGATGCGCGCGTCAGGGTTGCCCTGGGCGCCGGCCAACGCGCGGCCACGCAGGGTACCGTAGATATGGATGCTGCCGTCGGCGATGACCTCGGCGCCGGCACCCACCGTACTGAGTACGGTCAGGTCGCAGTTCTCCGCGTACAGCTGCTGGCCCGAGCGCACCGCGTTGCGTTGCATGCGGCCCGGCGCCGGCCGCGCCACGGGGGCGGCCGGTTCGGCGCGTGCAGGCGGTGGCGGGGGAGGCGGCGGTGGGCTGACCGCGGCGGTTTCGTACTGGGCGCGGAACTTGGCCAGCAACGGGATGCCGAGCTGCTGCGAGAGCAGGTCGATCTCGCTGGTGCCATAGGCCAGGGCCACCGGCAACACGCCAGCGCTGCGCAAGCCATCGAGCAAGGCCTTGGCGGTGGCCAGGTCCGGGGCCTGTGCCAGGCCGCCGAAGTCCAGGATCACCGCCGCGCGGCCGAACAGCTTCGGCGCGCGGGTCACCCGGTCCTGCATCTCGCGCACCAGGCGCGGCACATCCAGGGTGCGGATGCGCAGGTTGGCAATGCCCACCTGGCCGATCTTCAGTTCGCCGGCCTGTTCAAAATCCACATTCACACTCGACACGCCTCAGGTCCCCGTCGAACGGTTGTCGGCGGCAGCGTGCCGCGGCCGTCCCACCCAGGGCAGCTCTTCGGGCAGCTTGCCGGCATAGGTCTCCTTGACCCACGGGTAGCTGCACATGTCTTTCATGAGCATGCTGGCGCGCACTTCCACGTCGGCCATGGTGTTCTGGCCCACTTCGCGAAAGCCGAAGCTGCCATGGAACAGCAGCGCCGCATCGGCGCCGTGGTCCAGGAACACCTCGCAGGCCAGCTGCGGGTAGCGCAGTTCGGTGTAGCTCTGCACGTCCGCATAGAACGCACGGCCGACACCGCCGCCACGGCGGCGGCTGGCCACCACGATGCGGTCGAT
The nucleotide sequence above comes from Xanthomonas campestris pv. campestris str. ATCC 33913. Encoded proteins:
- a CDS encoding response regulator transcription factor → MRLLVIEDNRNMVANLFDYFEARGHTLDAAPDGITGLHLATTQHYDALVLDWMMPRMDGPEVLRRLREQHQSELPVIMLTARDELPDKIAGFRAGADDYLTKPFALPELEVRLEALLARAQGRRRGKLLQVADLRLDLATLDATRAGQALHLYPACRKLLEILMQASPAVVTRQRLEQALWGDDPPDGDMLRSHIYELRRSVDGPFAQKLIHTLPRLGYRVAALEAADDAATAIECTDG
- a CDS encoding sensor histidine kinase; this translates as MAKHRPLGRRVLVWLFGYTFLMVLAVFGTAQYLHERAEHGVWRSLLNSELDSILDRSAQDPGYRWQDSDTLRLFRVDGSAQVPPALRSLHPGLHDDLEIAGRQSAVMVRDTTHAGRLALVLDITDFEALEHFLTRWMLAAGIALITITVLMGTYAMARLVRPLVDLARDIGALRPERRDQRIAVGPQGSTELYVIADALNDYLERNGQFVERERAFIDSASHELRTPIAVIGNAAELALEQPDTPAVVRHQLQRIAQTSGAVEQLITLLLVLAKDPGRLVRSSDTLRLDQLLPEIVADHAHLCADKDLQLQVAPLPPCSLVAPVAIVQTAIGNLLRNAIENSDRGIIHIALASPGVVQITDPGHGMTPEEISAIYARLARGNARQGNGIGLELIGRLCEHLGWHLRLDSSAGQGTVATLDLSGATLT
- the minE gene encoding cell division topological specificity factor MinE, with translation MGLLDFLKSKKNTAETAKNRLQIIIAQERNHRGGPDYLPLMQRELLEVIKKYVNIDADAVRVDLVKDGEHDVLDITVALPEDGDK
- the minD gene encoding septum site-determining protein MinD → MAEIIVVTSGKGGVGKTTTSASLACGLARRGKKVAVIDFDVGLRNLDLIMGCERRVVYDFVNVVHGEATLKQSLIKDKRFDNLYVLAASQTRDKDALTQEGVEKVLKDLAADGFEYIVCDSPAGIEKGAFLAMYFADRAVVVVNPEVSSVRDSDRIIGLLDSKTRKAEEGKNVPAFLLLTRYSPGRVEGGEMLSITDVEEVLGLKAIGVIPESGDVLNASNKGEPVILDGESPAGQAYDDAVARIMGEERPMRFISVEKKGFFSKLFGG
- the minC gene encoding septum site-determining protein MinC, yielding MSSVNVDFEQAGELKIGQVGIANLRIRTLDVPRLVREMQDRVTRAPKLFGRAAVILDFGGLAQAPDLATAKALLDGLRSAGVLPVALAYGTSEIDLLSQQLGIPLLAKFRAQYETAAVSPPPPPPPPPARAEPAAPVARPAPGRMQRNAVRSGQQLYAENCDLTVLSTVGAGAEVIADGSIHIYGTLRGRALAGAQGNPDARIFCRDFHAELVAIAGHYKVLDDVPMDLRGKAVQVWLEQDQIKIAALD
- a CDS encoding GNAT family N-acetyltransferase; this encodes MSIVIRDVREHELDSVLALNNNAGLAILPLDSTKLQRFYEQAEYFRVAERDGNLAGFLVGFGSGSAHDSSNFAWFRDRHPEFFYIDRIVVASRRRGGGVGRAFYADVQSYTELRYPQLACEVFLDHGADAALLFHGSFGFREVGQNTMADVEVRASMLMKDMCSYPWVKETYAGKLPEELPWVGRPRHAAADNRSTGT